A DNA window from Zingiber officinale cultivar Zhangliang chromosome 3A, Zo_v1.1, whole genome shotgun sequence contains the following coding sequences:
- the LOC122053425 gene encoding zinc finger protein CONSTANS-LIKE 5-like, translating into MESKAEGKGGYWAALDPRRCDSCKGVAARVYCRADTAYLCRGCDARVHGVASHHERVWVCEVCEQAPAVVTCKADAAALCHACDADIHSANPLAGRHERAPVVPFVEPLSDVQLKPSSAAAAASGGSFPVEGNNDVDAAAAASWLLSSQGHTSFKSLIGAADLKSTDYFFSDVDPYPDLEYATSMNARFPQSDSVVPIHTKAGSYDGGVPPLPSFQLPLGGCIELDFATSKASYSSHTSHSISHSMSSSEVGVVPNGSVMVDVNNPYPGVTGKAAEQMDRETRVMRYREKRKNRRFEKTIRYASRKAYAETRPRIKGRFVKRTDIEAEVDCIYSSAAAAAAALMADSAYGVVPSF; encoded by the exons ATGGAAAGCAAGGCGGAAGGAAAGGGAGGGTACTGGGCGGCGCTGGACCCGCGGCGGTGCGACTCGTGCAAGGGGGTCGCGGCACGGGTCTATTGCCGAGCGGACACAGCGTACCTCTGCCGCGGGTGCGACGCGCGCGTGCACGGAGTGGCGTCCCACCACGAGCGCGTCTGGGTGTGCGAGGTCTGCGAGCAGGCGCCGGCCGTCGTTACCTGCAAGGCCGATGCCGCCGCTCTCTGCCACGCCTGCGACGCCGACATTCATTCCGCCAACCCCCTCGCTGGCCGTCACGAACGAGCCCCGGTCGTACCCTTCGTCGAGCCCCTCTCTGACGTCCAACTCAAAccctcctccgccgccgccgctgcaAGCGGTGGCTCGTTCCCGGTCGAGGGAAACAACGACGTGGATGCGGCGGCGGCGGCCTCCTGGCTCCTCTCGTCCCAAGGGCATACCAGCTTCAAGAGTTTGATCGGGGCGGCTGATCTCAAATCAACAGACTATTTCTTCTCGGATGTAGATCCGTACCCGGATCTGGAGTACGCCACTTCGATGAACGCTCGATTCCCCCAGTCGGACAGCGTGGTTCCCATCCACACCAAGGCGGGCAGTTACGATGGTGGAGTCCCGCCTCTTCCGTCGTTCCAGCTCCCATTGGGTGGCTGCATAGAACTCGATTTCGCTACGTCCAAGGCCTCCTATAGTTCCCACACCAGCCACTCCATAAGCCATAGC ATGTCGTCTTCGGAGGTCGGCGTGGTGCCGAATGGCAGCGTGATGGTGGACGTCAACAATCCCTACCCTGGAGTGACCGGGAAGGCGGCGGAGCAAATGGACCGTGAGACGAGGGTGATGCGATACCGGGAGAAGAGAAAGAACCGTCGATTCGAGAAAACGATCCGGTACGCGTCGCGGAAGGCGTACGCGGAGACGCGGCCAAGGATCAAGGGCCGGTTTGTCAAGCGGACGGACATCGAGGCGGAGGTCGACTGCATCTACTCCTCCgcagccgccgccgccgcggCGCTCATGGCGGACTCCGCCTACGGCGTCGTCCCATCCTTTTGA